In the Oryza glaberrima chromosome 6, OglaRS2, whole genome shotgun sequence genome, one interval contains:
- the LOC127777800 gene encoding zinc finger protein ZOP1: MTEYWVSQGNKWCDFCKIYIANNPLSIRTHEIGKRHKDNVTKRLATMQKEGAAKEKEQQQAARALQQIEAKAKKSYQKDLENSQRNVDGDTSAAPGDGWEFDSTSGYYYDKSTGLYFDSNSGFYYSDGLGKWVTQEEAYAWAKTSQANAGQSSSSQTKPTASVATVPTIKGGQAPGLVVKKPLNPMRTVKGAPSAIAVNKRKREDGKPKVISKEEEAALKAREAARKRMEDREKPLMGLYRSY; encoded by the exons ATGACGGAG TACTGGGTGAGCCAAGGAAACAAATGGTGTGACTTCTGTAAGATTTACATAGCTAATAACCCACTAAGCATCAGAACACATGAAATCGGTAAGCGCCACAAGGACAATGTCACTAAAAGATTGGCAACCATGCAAAAGGAGGGTGCTGCCAAAGAAaaggagcagcagcaagcagcccGGGCCCTCCAGCAAATAGAAGCT AAAGCTAAAAAGAGCTACCAAAAAGATTTAGAGAACAGTCAAAGGAATGTGGACGGTGACACTTCTGCGGCACCTGGAGATG GATGGGAATTCGACTCTACTTCAGGATACTATTATGACAAATCTACTGGACTCTATTTTGACTCAAATTCTGGTTTCTACTATTCTGACGGTTTAG GTAAATGGGTCACTCAGGAAGAGGCATACGCATGGGCGAAAACCTCCCAAGCTAATGCTGGGCAATCCTCAAGTTCACAAACAAAACCAACTGCTTCAGTTGCGACTGTCCCCACAATTAAAGGGGGCCAAGCTCCAGGTTTGGTCGTCAAGAAACCACTGAATCCGATGAGAACTGTAAAGGGTGCTCCATCCGCCATTGCTGTTAacaagagaaaaagagaggacgGCAAGCCCAAAGTGATCTcaaaggaggaggaagccgcCCTTAAAGCGCGTGAAGCAGCAAGAAAAAGAATGGAGGATAGGGAGAAGCCCTTAATGGGACTATACAGATCGTACTAA
- the LOC127777530 gene encoding uncharacterized protein LOC127777530, translating to MATLLASISPARLSASAPHLLLRALPRIRLRRPLASAPRMSSSSSSTTAASPAAAAADGGGTGEKPVAAPYGSWRSPITADVVSGADKRLGGIALAGDGRLLWIEGRPEEKGRMVIVKEDDKPVDIIPQEFAARTLAQEYGGGAFAVKDNVVVFSNYKDQRLYKQSTKTGVPVPLTPDYGGPDVSYADGVFDPHFSRYVTVIEDRRKSSLNPTTTIAAISLSNGVVQEPKVLISGNDFYAFPRIDHNNKRMAWIEWSHPNMPWDKSELWVGYFSESGDLTKRVCVAGSNPMLVESPTEPKWSPKGELFFITDRGSGFWNIYKWVEHTNEVISVYTLDAEFTRPLWVFGISSYGFLGESNHIVFSYRQHGRSYLGVLDSDIGSVSLLDTPFSDLSNVVTGNDYFYIEGASATVPMSIAKVALNEDRTKVVSFSIIWSSSSDVVQYSSFFSAPEFVEFSTSSTGQKAYAYFYPPSNPNFQGLPDEKPPLLVKTHGGPTAETRGILDLSVQYWTSRGWAYLDVNYGGSTGFGREYRERLLGKWGIVDVDDCCSCARVLVESGKVDERRLCITGRSAGGYTTLASLAFRDTFKAGASLYGIGDLSLLRAETHKFESHYTDNLVGNENAYYERSPINFVDKFTCPVILFQGLDDKVVPPDQARKIYKALKEKGLPVALVEYEGEQHGFRKAENIKFTLEQQMVFFARLVGNFKVADDITPIKIENFD from the exons ATGGCGACACTTCTCGCCTCCATCTCACCCGCAcgcctctccgcctccgccccccacctcctcctccgcgcgctgccccgcatccgcctccgccgcccgctcgcgtCGGCGCCCCgcatgtcctcctcctcctcctccaccaccgcggcctcccccgccgctgccgccgccgacggtggCGGTACCGGCGAGAAGCCCGTGGCGGCGCCGTACGGATCCTGGAGGTCGCCCATCACCGCCGATGTTGTCTCCGGCGCCGACAAGCGGCTGGGAGGGATCGCCCTCGCCGGTGACGGGCGCCTCCTCTGGATCGAGGGCCGGCCCGAGGAGAAAGG GCGTATGGTTATTGTCAAGGAGGATGATAAGCCTGTGGATATCATACCTCAAGAATTTGCAGCACGTACTCTAGCTCAAGAATATGGAGGTGGTGCATTTGCAGTCAAAGATAATGTTGTTGTGTTCTCAAACTACAAGGATCAACGTCTGTACAAGCAAAGTACTAAAA CTGGTGTGCCTGTGCCTCTTACACCCGATTATGGTGGGCCTGATGTCAGTTATGCTGATGGAGTCTTTGATCCTCACTTCAGCCGTTATGTTACCGTGATAGAAG ACCGTCGAAAGAGTAGCTTGAATCCCACCACAACAATCGCAGCTATAAGCTTGAGTAATGGGGTTGTTCAGG AACCAAAGGTGCTGATTAGTGGCAATGACTTCTATGCTTTTCCTCGTATTGACCATAATAACAAGCGTATGGCATGGATAGAGTGGAGTCATCCAAATATGCCCTGGGATAAGTCAGAACTTTGGGTTGGCTACTTCTCTGAAAGCGG AGACTTGACCAAACGGGTCTGTGTTGCTGGTAGCAATCCAATGTTAGTGGAGTCCCCAACTGAGCCTAAATGGTCTCCAAAAG GCGAATTGTTTTTCATAACTGATAGAGGGAGTGGATTTTGGAACATCTATAAATGG GTTGAGCACACCAACGAGGTTATTTCAGTTTACACGCTAGATGCTGAGTTCACAAGGCCATTGTGGGTTTTTGGTATCAGCTCTTATGGTTTTCTTGGTGAAAGCAATCACATTGTTTTCAGCTACAG GCAGCATGGAAGGTCATATCTTGGTGTTCTGGACTCTGATATAGGTTCTGTTTCATTGCTTGACACCCCCTTCAGTGATTTATCCAATGTG GTTACTGGAAATGATTACTTCTATATTGAAGGTGCATCTGCAACTGTTCCAATGTCAATCGCAAAG GTAGCTTTAAATGAGGACAGAACAAAAGTAGTTAGTTTCTCAATAATTTGGTCATCCTCATCAGATGTTGTACAATATAGTTCTTTCTTCAGTGCACCAGAATTTGTTGAGTTTTCAACATCCAGCACCGGCCAGAAAGCTTATGCATATTTCTACCCACCTTCAAACCCAAATTTTCAAGGTTTGCCAGACGAAAAACCTCCATTGCTTGTCAAAACACATG GAGGACCAACAGCAGAAACACGTGGAATTCTGGACCTGAGTGTTCAGTATTGGACAAGTCGAGGATGGGCATATCTTGATGTTAACTATGGGGGAAGCACTG GTTTTGGGAGGGAGTATCGAGAGAGGCTATTGGGGAAATGGGGTATCGTCGATGTTGATGATTGTTGCAGCTGTGCAAGAGTCCTG GTGGAGAGTGGGAAAGTAGATGAGCGACGCCTTTGTATTACTGGGCGATCAGCAGGTGGGTACACTACGTTAGCTTCACTCGCATTCAGGGACACATTCAAGGCTGGAGCTTCTTTGTATGGT ATTGGTGACTTATCTTTGTTGAGAGCAGAGACACACAAATTCGAGTCTCACtatactgacaatcttgtag GAAATGAAAATGCTTACTATGAGAGATCACCGATCAACTTTGTTGACAAATTTACATGTCCAGTTATTTTGTTTCAAGGCTTGGATGATAAG GTAGTCCCACCAGATCAGGCACGCAAAATATACAAGGCCTTAAAAGAGAAAGGTTTGCCTGTTGCCTTGGTGGAATACGAAGGAGAGCAGCATGGTTTCCGCAAG GCTGAGAACATCAAGTTTACTTTGGAGCAGCAGATGGTGTTCTTTGCTCGATTAGTCGGGAATTTTAAGGTGGCAGATGATATAACTCCAATCAAGATCGAAAACTTTGACTGA